A genomic stretch from Pseudomonadota bacterium includes:
- a CDS encoding cold-shock protein: MVKGTVKWFNESKGFGFITGEDGNDVFVHYSAIQDSGFKSLSEGQEVTFEVVSGPKGPAAANVVKL, from the coding sequence ATGGTAAAAGGAACTGTTAAATGGTTTAACGAGTCAAAAGGTTTTGGTTTTATAACAGGTGAAGATGGAAATGATGTTTTTGTGCATTATTCAGCCATCCAGGACAGTGGTTTTAAATCGCTTTCTGAAGGCCAGGAAGTAACATTTGAAGTTGTCAGCGGGCCTAAAGGTCCGGCAGCGGCAAACGTAGTAAAACTCTAA
- the fdnG gene encoding formate dehydrogenase-N subunit alpha translates to MDISRRKFLIGSGIAAAGLAIPGKSADASSFDSPELRTKGLKTTTTICPFCAVGCSMIVHAKDGKIVNIEGDDASPINQGSLCSKGGAMFQIANNERRLKKVMYRAPGSEKWEEKSWDWALDRIAKLMKETRDRTFKQKETNKKDGKEYKINRTEGIAIFGGAGLDNEECYLESKFARSMGVVYLEHQARLUHSSTVAGLAASFGRGAMTNHWNDLKNSDCIMAIGCNPAANHPISFKWIEAAMEKGATLISVDPRYTRTSSKADIYARTRPGTDIAFLGGLINYALQNNLIHKEYVKEYTNASFIVTEGYGFKEGMFANWDDREKAYDMKSWAYALDGSGKTRRDPTLSDPRCVFQLLKKHYSRYTVDMVCSVTGSKKEDYLKVAQAFCGTGRPDKAGTILYAMGITQSTHGVQNVRATALLQLLLGNVGIAGGGVNAMRGESNVQGSTDYGLLFHVLPGYIASPDFSDTSLESYITRYFPKSNEPKSTNWWQNGGKYITSLLKAWWGENATPENGFCYDYMPKRSGNYSYVQAMRKIFKGEIEGLVCMGMNPAVGGPNSLKAREGLGKLKWLVTADLWETETSIFWKRPGVNPKDIKTEVFMLPAASSVEKEGSISNSGRWAQWRYAAIEPPGEAKSDLWILDQFHKKIKALYKKDGGVFPYPIVKMAWNYGDGHEPDVHRVAKEINGYFTRDTTIKDKDKTLEFKTGDQVPAFAQLQDDGSTVSGCWIYCGSYTKDGNMMARRDSTDLPNNLGMYPKWAWSWPVNRRILYNRASVNKAGSPFNPKRAVIAWNEAEKKWQGDVPDGGAPPVDDEKGANPFIMVPEGVGRIYAITMKDGPFPEHYEPIESPARNLLSKVQNNPCVVLSNNDTCDINKYPFIGTTYRMTEHWQTGGMTRSLPWLVELVPDMFVEISKSLAQTKGVKNGDRVRVSTERGSIEAYALVTSRLKPFVVDGKPIEQVGMPWHFGYAGMATGDSANVLTPESLSP, encoded by the coding sequence ATGGACATTTCGAGAAGAAAGTTCCTCATTGGCAGCGGCATTGCAGCAGCCGGACTCGCTATTCCGGGAAAATCTGCCGATGCGAGCAGTTTTGACTCACCGGAACTCAGGACAAAAGGTCTTAAAACAACTACTACCATCTGCCCTTTTTGTGCAGTAGGATGCAGCATGATCGTGCATGCAAAAGACGGTAAAATCGTCAACATTGAAGGAGATGATGCAAGCCCCATCAATCAGGGATCGCTTTGTTCAAAGGGCGGCGCCATGTTCCAGATTGCAAACAACGAAAGGCGCCTTAAAAAGGTAATGTACCGTGCACCAGGTTCTGAAAAATGGGAAGAAAAGTCATGGGATTGGGCTCTTGACAGGATCGCAAAGTTGATGAAAGAAACTCGTGACAGGACATTCAAACAGAAAGAAACCAATAAAAAAGACGGAAAAGAATACAAAATCAACCGTACAGAGGGCATAGCTATCTTTGGCGGCGCAGGCCTCGATAACGAGGAATGCTACCTTGAAAGCAAGTTTGCCCGTTCTATGGGCGTGGTTTACTTAGAACATCAGGCTCGCCTCTGACACTCGTCTACAGTCGCCGGTCTGGCGGCTTCTTTTGGACGGGGCGCAATGACAAATCATTGGAACGACTTGAAAAACAGCGATTGCATTATGGCCATAGGCTGTAACCCTGCCGCAAATCACCCGATCTCTTTTAAATGGATCGAGGCGGCCATGGAGAAAGGGGCAACGCTCATCTCTGTAGACCCACGCTATACCAGGACTTCCTCAAAGGCTGATATTTATGCCCGCACCAGACCTGGAACCGATATTGCATTTCTCGGGGGACTTATCAATTATGCTTTGCAGAACAACCTTATCCATAAAGAGTATGTGAAAGAGTACACAAATGCCTCATTCATCGTTACCGAAGGATATGGTTTTAAGGAGGGGATGTTTGCAAATTGGGATGACCGTGAAAAGGCTTATGATATGAAGTCCTGGGCCTATGCCCTTGACGGATCGGGCAAGACGCGTCGCGACCCGACGTTGTCAGACCCTCGCTGCGTTTTTCAACTCTTAAAGAAACATTACTCACGCTACACTGTCGATATGGTTTGCTCAGTTACCGGCTCAAAAAAAGAAGACTACCTCAAAGTTGCTCAGGCTTTCTGCGGTACAGGAAGACCTGACAAGGCTGGCACCATACTTTATGCTATGGGAATCACCCAGTCCACCCACGGGGTTCAGAATGTGCGCGCCACTGCCCTGCTCCAATTGCTACTCGGCAATGTAGGCATCGCCGGTGGCGGTGTAAACGCAATGCGCGGCGAATCGAATGTTCAGGGCTCTACGGACTATGGCCTTCTCTTCCATGTTCTGCCGGGTTACATAGCATCGCCGGACTTCAGCGATACCTCTCTCGAATCATATATTACAAGATATTTTCCAAAATCTAATGAACCTAAAAGCACAAACTGGTGGCAGAACGGCGGCAAATATATTACAAGCCTCCTCAAAGCATGGTGGGGCGAGAATGCAACTCCTGAAAACGGTTTCTGTTATGATTATATGCCAAAACGAAGCGGCAACTATTCTTATGTCCAGGCCATGCGTAAAATTTTTAAAGGAGAGATTGAAGGCCTGGTTTGTATGGGGATGAACCCTGCCGTAGGCGGACCGAACTCCCTCAAAGCCCGTGAAGGGCTTGGGAAGCTTAAATGGCTCGTCACTGCCGATCTCTGGGAGACTGAAACATCCATTTTCTGGAAACGTCCCGGAGTAAATCCTAAAGACATAAAGACGGAAGTTTTTATGCTGCCTGCAGCTTCGTCTGTGGAAAAAGAGGGAAGTATAAGCAACTCAGGACGATGGGCTCAGTGGCGTTATGCAGCAATAGAACCGCCCGGTGAAGCTAAAAGTGACCTCTGGATCCTTGACCAGTTCCACAAAAAGATAAAAGCCCTTTACAAAAAAGATGGTGGGGTCTTTCCATATCCGATTGTAAAAATGGCCTGGAACTATGGCGACGGTCATGAGCCTGACGTGCACCGGGTAGCAAAAGAAATCAACGGATATTTTACACGCGATACAACCATTAAAGATAAAGACAAAACCCTGGAGTTTAAAACCGGAGATCAGGTGCCTGCCTTTGCCCAGCTCCAGGACGACGGGTCAACAGTGTCAGGCTGCTGGATATATTGCGGGTCATACACAAAAGACGGGAACATGATGGCCAGACGAGACTCCACAGATCTTCCCAACAATCTTGGGATGTATCCGAAGTGGGCATGGTCCTGGCCCGTAAACCGGCGTATCCTTTACAACCGCGCTTCGGTCAATAAGGCCGGCAGTCCTTTTAATCCAAAACGTGCCGTTATAGCCTGGAATGAGGCAGAAAAAAAATGGCAAGGGGATGTGCCCGATGGAGGCGCCCCGCCTGTGGACGATGAAAAAGGAGCCAATCCTTTTATCATGGTTCCCGAAGGTGTTGGTCGCATCTATGCTATTACTATGAAAGACGGACCTTTTCCTGAACACTATGAACCGATAGAAAGTCCGGCCAGGAATCTTCTCTCAAAAGTACAGAACAATCCCTGTGTGGTGTTATCTAACAACGATACTTGCGATATAAACAAATATCCTTTTATCGGCACTACTTACCGAATGACCGAGCACTGGCAAACCGGCGGCATGACACGCAGTCTGCCATGGCTTGTAGAATTGGTTCCGGACATGTTTGTAGAGATAAGTAAATCGCTGGCCCAGACAAAGGGGGTCAAAAACGGCGACCGTGTTCGTGTAAGCACTGAAAGAGGTTCTATTGAGGCATATGCACTGGTTACTTCCCGTCTTAAACCCTTCGTTGTTGACGGAAAACCCATTGAACAGGTAGGAATGCCGTGGCATTTCGGTTACGCCGGTATGGCCACAGGAGACAGCGCCAACGTCCTGACCCCGGAATCATTAAGTCCA
- the gpmA gene encoding 2,3-diphosphoglycerate-dependent phosphoglycerate mutase — protein sequence MKKLVLVRHGESVWNMENRFTGWTDVPLSEKGTEEAMQAGRILKQEGYVFDVAFTSVLKRAIKTLWIILEEMDLMWIPVFNSWRINERHYGALQGLNKAEMVEQYGMEQTLLWRRSYDIRPPAITPDDPRYNGKSSIYTGLKPEEIPFTECLKDAVERFIPFWDAVLAPVISEGRHVIVCAHGNSLRALVKYLDDVPDDEITSLNIPTGMPLVYELTDDLAPIRSYYLGDQEAVKRAMQSVEYQLKK from the coding sequence ATGAAAAAACTTGTACTTGTACGGCATGGAGAGAGTGTCTGGAACATGGAGAATCGTTTCACTGGTTGGACTGACGTGCCGCTCTCAGAGAAAGGCACAGAGGAAGCAATGCAGGCCGGACGCATACTTAAACAAGAGGGATATGTTTTTGATGTGGCATTTACATCCGTGCTGAAACGGGCAATAAAGACCCTCTGGATCATCCTTGAAGAGATGGATCTTATGTGGATTCCTGTTTTTAATAGCTGGCGGATCAACGAACGCCATTACGGTGCGCTGCAAGGTCTTAATAAAGCTGAAATGGTCGAACAATACGGGATGGAGCAGACCCTTCTTTGGCGCCGCAGTTACGATATCCGCCCTCCTGCAATTACGCCTGATGATCCGCGCTATAACGGCAAGAGTTCCATCTATACCGGCCTGAAACCCGAGGAAATACCTTTCACAGAATGTTTGAAGGATGCTGTTGAACGTTTTATCCCTTTTTGGGATGCTGTTTTAGCGCCGGTTATCTCAGAGGGCAGGCATGTGATTGTCTGTGCCCACGGAAATAGTCTCCGTGCCCTTGTAAAGTATCTGGATGATGTGCCTGATGATGAAATTACCTCGCTCAATATCCCTACCGGAATGCCTCTTGTATACGAACTTACGGATGATCTTGCGCCGATCAGAAGTTATTACCTGGGTGATCAGGAGGCGGTAAAACGTGCGATGCAGTCTGTTGAATACCAGTTGAAGAAGTGA